A single region of the Zootoca vivipara chromosome 2, rZooViv1.1, whole genome shotgun sequence genome encodes:
- the LOC118081240 gene encoding zinc finger and SCAN domain-containing protein 31-like — MDMRNVTGSRAWEEMEGVAKAPHHRGRGQFLIGTPSHYIKREPEEGALERWEAQLQEFLRMLQAPNSGCRNLQISEEPSAWEDAKAFLASFEQVASACRWPQDKWVTLLLPALSGDLEQAFSGLSAQDKGDYRKVKAAILQGEAIAREKQRQHFRQLRYREAEGPRGVYGRLRELCGQWLKIERHTKDEILELLILEQLLSILPGDMQSWVREQKPESCAHAVALAEEFLLGRDEMEGPEQKVPVPFAVMSAGPSEAGQLLPQDTWAGQVFREAADEQSDATRLPSNERVLENETNTLHQEDSVQGEASNTCLGRDEDFHDHQKRMMFENQPGLLNDQERSYESSLVEKSTFNAEVSREERESAESQRIECSEVQKASSDCRRNFERSSDLMVQQSIHIREKPYLSFYCGNSVIQTQGLLAHERTHTGLWNTYNYSNSGKNFSCSSGSMQHMRIHTGESLYTCSHCGKNFVDCSVLQEHVRLHTLETPYKCSDCGKSFDKKRYLNNHVRKHRGEKPYECLQCGKSFPIKSKLVKHEIIHMREMPYKCALCGKTFVRKSDLCAHEKIHTAQ, encoded by the exons ATGGACATGCGAAATGTGACAGGCTCCAGAGCATGGGAAGAAATGGAAGGTGTAGCAAAAGCCCCACATCACAGGGGCAGAGGGCAGTTCCTTATTGGGACACCTTCCCATTATATAAAACGTGAGCCGGAAGAAGGGGCGCTGGAACGCTGGGAAGCCCAGTTGCAGGAGTTTCTGAGGATGCTGCAGGCCCCCAACTCAGGATGCAGGAACCTACAGATATCTGAGGAGCCCTCAGCATGGGAGGATGCTAAGGCCTTCCTGGCCTCCTTTGAGCAAGTAGCCTCAGCCTGCCGGTGGCCTCAGGACAAGTGGGTGaccctcctcctgccggctctcAGCGGAGACCTTGAGCAGGCCTTCAGCGGCCTCAGTGCCCAGGACAAGGGAGACTACAGGAAGGTGAAGGCGGCCATCTTGCAAGGGGAGGCCATTGCGAGGGAGAAGCAGCGGCAGCACTTCAGGCAACTCCGCTATCGGGAGGCGGAGGGTCCGAGAGGCGTTTATGGCCGGCTCCGAGAGCTTTGTGGCCAGTGGCTGAAAATTGAGAGGCACACAAAGGATGAGATCCTGGAGCTGCTGATCTTGGAGCAGCTCCTGAGCATCCTGCCGGGAGACATGCAGAGCTGGGTCAGGGAGCAAAAGCCGGAGAGCTGTGCCCATGCGGTGGCCCTGGCGGAGGAATTCCTCTTGGGCCGGGACGAGATGGAGGGTCCAGAACAGAAG GTACCTGTGCCTTTTGCGGTGATGTCTGCCGGTCCTTCTGAGGCAGGCCAGCTTCTGCCACAGGACACCTGGGCTGGGCAGGTCTTCAGAGAAGCTGCGGACGAGCAGAGTGATGCGACGAGATTGCCGA GTAATGAGCGGGTATTGGAGAATGAGACAAATACCCTCCACCAGGAAGATTCTGTGCAAGGAGAAGCAAGCAATACCTGCTTGGGAAGAGATGAGGATTTCCATGACCATCAAAAGCGAATGATGTTTGAGAATCAGCCAGGGCTGTTGAATGATCAAGAGAGAAGCTATGAGAGTAGTCTGGTGGAAAAATCCACTTTCAATGCAGAAGTtagcagagaggagagagaatccGCTGAATCACAAAGAATAGAGTGTAGTGAGGTACAAAAAGCATCGTCTGACTGTCGAAGAAACTTTGAACGTAGTTCAGACCTTATGGTACAGCAGAGCATTCACATCAGAGAGAAGCCATACCTGTCATTCTATTGTGGAAACAGTGTCATTCAGACGCAGGGCCTTCTTGCACAtgagagaacccacacaggattGTGGAACACGTATAATTACTCTAACAGTGGGAAAAACTTCAGTTGCAGTTCAGGCTCTATGCAGCACatgagaatccacacaggagagtcTCTGTACACGTGCTCTCACTGCGGCAAAAACTTTGTTGATTGTTCAGTCTTACAGGAACACGTCAGGCTGCACACACTGGAGACACCGTACAAGTGCTCAGACTGCGGGAAGAGCTTTGACAAAAAGCGTTACCTGAACAACCACGTGAGGAAGCACAGAGGGGAGAAGCCGTATGAGTGCCTGcaatgtgggaaaagcttcccTATAAAGTCCAAACTTGTAAAACACGAGATAATACACATGAGGGAGATGCCATACAAGTGCGCCCTTTGTGGGAAAACATTCGTTCGGAAGTCAGACCTTTGTGCACATGAGAAAATCCACACAGCACAGTAG
- the LOC118081370 gene encoding zinc finger and SCAN domain-containing protein 31 produces MAEGREGESPAPDLRFQAALEQEVKVERKDPAGPKSEMGSKGPRKKPHTAAQAGAAGCEGLQQVWEAQWQAFLKAMELPHSEAGSSQLAEMAPWGDLKTSLAPFEAITAASQPPKEGYRLPILNGVSHQISVKLDPREQGPYTKVKEEEEEALSTEGHRQRFRQSHCRQAESPRQACSRLWELCRQWLKPERRTKEEILDLLVLEQFLDVLPQGIQSRVKDQAPETCAHAVALVENFLPAQGEAGSWEEQGPGLFQKVVVNVPDEATTLGDAGRHIWNVVKHECGGNAGSGGKQYAMQKEDHRQESSEQEPHGMLEEREGANGLKDCKRAGSNEGLCGLWRQQQASCPRQRMDQLIPSVGLYQGLSGLLTGERPVTLTGYRRTSNSKASERTEAEEKPFKCVECGKAFRTKDKLIRHHKTHTGEKPYGCLDCGKSFSTKYGLFRHYRIHRGEKPYGCSYCGKFFRMNYDLIRHHRVHTGEKPFECSDCGKSFGMNSDLVRHQRIHTGEKPFQCSDCGKTFNVKGSLVAHVRIHKGLKPYRCSECGKCFNQSSKLKAHVRIHVR; encoded by the exons ATggcggaagggagggagggggagtcgCCGGCCCCGGATCTCCGGTTCCAAGCAGCGCTGGAGCAGGAAGTGAAAGTGGAGAGGAAGGACCCAGCGGGTCCCAAGTCTGAGATGGGATCCAAGGGACCGAGGAAGAAACCCCACACTGCTGCTCAGGCGGGAGCTGCGGGGTGCGAGGGCCTGCAGCAGGTCTGGGAGGCCCAGTGGCAGGCCTTCCTCAAGGCAATGGAATTACCCCACTCTGAGGCGGGGAGCTCACAGCTGGCAGAAATGGCTCCCTGGGGGGACCTGAAGACTTCCCTAGCCCCTTTTGAGGCCAtcactgcagccagccagccaccaaaAGAAGGGTACCGCCTTCCGATCCTCAACGGGGTGAGCCACCAGATCAGTGTCAAACTCGATCCAAGAGAACAGGGCCCCTACACCaaagtgaaggaggaggaggaggaggccctcAGCACAGAGGGGCACCGGCAACGCTTTAGGCAGTCCCACTgccgccaggctgagagtccccGCCAGGCCTGCAGCCGACTCTGGGAGCTTTGCCGCCAGTGGTTGAAACCGGAGAGACGTACCAAAGAGGAGATCCTGGACTTGCTggtcttggagcagttcctggatGTCCTGCCTCAAGGGATCCAGAGTCGGGTGAAGGATCAGGCTCCCGAAACCTGTGCCCATGCGGTGGCCCTGGTGGAGAATTTCTTGCCGGCTCAGGGAGAGGCAGGGAGTTGGGAAGAGCAG GGCCCGGGTCTCTTTCAGAAGGTGGTTGTGAATGTCCCGGATGAGGCAACTACTTTGGGAGATGCAGGCAGGCATATCTGGAATGTGGTGAAACATGAGTGTGGAGGAAATGCTGGCTCAGGcg GTAAGCAGTATGCGATGCAGAAAGAGGATCACAGGCAAGAAAGCTCTGAGCAAGAACCACATGGGatgctggaggagagagagggagccaacGGACTCAAGGACTGCAAGCGGGCGGGATCGAATGAGGGTCTGTGTGGGCTGTGGAGGCAACAACAGGCAAGCTGTCCGAGGCAGAGGATGGATCAGCTCATTCCTAGCGTGGGCCTTTACCAAGGACTGAGCGGACTTCTTACCGGGGAGAGGCCTGTGACCCTGACCGGATACAGACGGACTTCTAACTCCAAGGCAAGCGAGAGGACCGAGGCAGAAGAGAAACCCTTCAAATGCGTGGAGTGCGGGAAGGCCTTCCGCACAAAGGACAAGCTCATCCGACATCACAagacccacacgggggagaagccgtacGGTTGCTTGGACTGCGGCAAATCCTTCAGCACTAAGTACGGGCTTTTCCGGCACTACCGGATTCACCGGGGAGAGAAGCCGTACGGATGCTCGTACTGCGGCAAGTTCTTCCGGATGAACTACGACCTCATCCGCCACCACCgggtccacacgggggagaagccctttGAGTGCTCGGACTGCGGGAAGTCCTTCGGCATGAACTCCGACCTTGTCAGacaccagaggatccacacgggggagaagcccttcCAGTGCTCGGACTGCGGGAAAACCTTCAACGTCAAGGGCAGCCTCGTCGCCCACGTCCGGATACACAAGGGCCTGAAGCCGTACAGGTGCAGCGAGTGCGGGAAATGCTTCAACCAGAGTTCGAAACTGAAGGCCCACGTGAGAATCCACGTGCGGTAG